In the genome of Podarcis raffonei isolate rPodRaf1 chromosome 17, rPodRaf1.pri, whole genome shotgun sequence, one region contains:
- the LOC128404676 gene encoding olfactory receptor 6V1-like translates to MRNQTHTAEFILIGFSTTRGLQNVLFAPCLAFYLVLLGGNTAIVTMACLDPRLHTPMYFFLCNFSVAETLVTSTVVPRMLAGLMVERSAISFGGCLAQFYFYFSLGSTTFLLLAVMSIDRYVAICHPLHYSVILSSRICIQLALGSWAIPFLFMIPPTIFRSLLSFCSSNQIDHFFCDNAPLLKLSCSDTRLIELGDFLLAILFVLSSFVVIIASYVAIISTVLKIPSNTGRQKTFSTCTSHLIVVGIGYGTAIFIYVRPGKSHSTDMNKMVALLTAVVTPFLSPFIFTLRNQKVKEVFSDWLGNLRGLQRTKL, encoded by the coding sequence ATGAGAAACCAAACACACACTGCAGAATTCATCCTGATAGGCTTCTCAACAACAAGGGGGTTGCAGAATGTTCTGTTTGCACCATGCCTGGCGTTCTACCTGGTTTTGTTAGGTGGAAACACTGCTATTGTTACAATGGCCTGTCTGGATCCTCGTCTTCACACACCTATGTATTTCTTCCTGTGTAATTTCTCTGTGGCAGAGACTCTGGTCACATCCACTGTGGTCCCCAGAATGTTGGCAGGCCTAATGGTGGAAAGAAGTGCTATCTCCTTTGGAGGGTGCCTGGCTCAATTTTACTTCTATTTTTCGCTGGGATCCACAACCTTCCTTCTGCTGGCTGTAATGTCAATTGACCGCTACGTGGCCATTTGCCATCCTCTGCATTACTCTGTCATCCTGAGCAGCAGAATTTGCATCCAGCTTGCCCTTGGATCCTGGGCAATTCCCTTTCTTTTCATGATTCCCCCAACCATATTCAGGTCCCTGCTATCCTTTTGCAGCTCTAATCAGATTGACCACTTCTTCTGCGATAACGCACCCTTGCTCAAGCTCTCCTGTTCGGACACCCGCCTCATTGAGCTTGGGGACTTCCTCCTTGCGATTCTGTTTGTCTTAAGCTCTTTTGTTGTCATAATAGCATCCTACGTCGCTATCATCTCCACCGTTCTGAAGATCCCCTCTAACACTGGTCGGCAGAAGACCTTCTCCACCTGCACCTCACATCTCATTGTGGTGGGCATCGGCTATGGCACTGCTATCTTCATCTACGTGAGGCCTGGCAAGAGCCACTCCACAGATATGAACAAAATGGTAGCCCTCTTGACGGCTGTAGTGACCCCATTCCTAAGTCCCTTCATCTTCACTTTGAGGAATCAGAAAGTCAAGGAGGTCTTCAGTGACTGGTTGGGGAATTTAAGAGGTTTACAGAGAACAAAACTGTGA